Proteins from one Lachnospiraceae bacterium KGMB03038 genomic window:
- the addA gene encoding helicase-exonuclease AddAB subunit AddA yields the protein MGVQWTKEQQKVIDLRDRNILVSAAAGSGKTAVLVERIISMLTDPEHPMDVDRLLVVTFTEATAAEMKERIRTAIEKKLAENPRQEHLKRQATLIHSAQITTIHSFCLSVVRDHFHAIDLDPGFRIGEEGELKLLEREVLGEILEEQYEEGEKGFLNFASAYGTGRSDKKLEDLILKIFQFSRSYPDSEKWLEDCVSAYQAESLEELEESRYIRLLIELVKKNLQDAEAFLDRGIRICREPDGPAVYEEMLLDDRETVRGLLKKESYQALGKGFGNLSWMRLKACRDQEVSEEKILQVKGIREEVKDMVKDLASQYFYEEAEVILADLKLCRPYMEELARLTKLFAVRFEEKKRSRNLIDFSDMEQYALRILTREEHGRRVPSDTAEEYQRQFYEIMIDEYQDSNLIQETILTSISGVSKGRYNIFMVGDVKQSIYRFRLSRPELFMEKFDTYDLEYGPRQRIDLHKNFRSRGQVLDSVNALFRKLMRRELGGIAYDDRAALYVGASYPEGEGFDTEVLLVDTEPPEGEGASGGSDVPESAGPSALELEARAIAGRIRGLLAEQKVLDRESGNLRPVRYGDIVVLTRSIRGSAEVFAEVLAKEGIPAHVGTREGYFSAQEVGLVLDYLRVLDNRRQDIPLAAVLASPMGELNSEELARIRGAYPEEPFHQAVERCRREEEMEEISRKLEKCLGTMDRLRSLVPYTPMHELLQKVLKETGYGAYAAAMPGGIQKKANLEMLEEKARAFEATSYKGLFHFIRYIEQLEKYDVDYGEASIEDENSDAVRIMTIHKSKGLEFPIVFAAGMGKRFNMQDTRSSVVLHPDLGIGLEAIDLDSRTKSPSLIKKVIQKEEVMDSLAEELRVLYVAFTRAKEKLIITGTLAQAAQKAEAAKSIILDKEEALPFGKLSRASVYWDWLLPALVSLPEEAGVKLRLLGLEEITKEEVLRETTDTVKRQILEHWDIDRVYDREVKERLDQQFRYQYPDTKAGERKLKFTVSELKKRAHLIEEQGSGEDDLGQLVYEEPEVIPLIPKFLEEKEELTGASRGTAYHRVMELLDFGKDYSREELEEEIRCFHEEGKLSEEMASCIRADDIGKVVDSPLGQRLKEAAGKDRLWKEQPFVLGLPARELYPEEREEEVVLVQGIIDVYFEEEDGLVVLDYKTDRVKNVEELAEKYHAQLEYYAKALEQLTEKKVKEKIVYSFTLGEYKYL from the coding sequence ATGGGAGTACAGTGGACCAAAGAACAACAGAAGGTGATCGACTTAAGAGACCGCAATATCCTGGTATCCGCGGCAGCGGGATCGGGAAAGACCGCGGTGCTGGTAGAGCGGATCATCTCCATGCTCACAGATCCGGAACATCCGATGGATGTAGACCGGCTTTTGGTGGTGACGTTTACCGAAGCGACGGCGGCAGAGATGAAGGAGCGGATCCGGACGGCCATCGAGAAGAAACTTGCGGAGAATCCGCGGCAGGAACATCTGAAGCGGCAGGCTACGCTGATTCACAGCGCCCAGATCACTACGATCCACAGTTTCTGTCTTTCGGTAGTGCGGGATCATTTTCACGCCATTGACCTGGATCCTGGATTCCGGATCGGGGAAGAGGGAGAATTAAAGCTTTTGGAAAGGGAAGTGTTAGGGGAGATCCTGGAAGAGCAGTACGAGGAAGGAGAGAAGGGATTCCTTAACTTTGCCAGCGCATATGGGACTGGAAGAAGCGATAAAAAGCTGGAAGACCTGATTTTGAAGATTTTCCAATTCTCCAGAAGCTATCCGGATTCGGAGAAATGGTTGGAAGATTGTGTCAGCGCCTATCAGGCGGAGAGCTTGGAGGAATTAGAGGAAAGCAGGTATATCCGCCTTCTGATAGAGCTGGTAAAGAAAAACTTACAGGACGCGGAAGCGTTTTTGGACCGGGGGATCAGGATCTGCCGGGAGCCGGACGGACCGGCGGTATACGAGGAAATGCTGCTGGACGATCGGGAAACGGTGCGGGGGCTCCTGAAGAAAGAGAGCTATCAGGCGCTGGGGAAAGGATTTGGAAACTTGTCCTGGATGCGGCTGAAAGCGTGCAGGGACCAGGAAGTCTCGGAGGAGAAGATCCTGCAGGTGAAAGGGATCCGGGAGGAAGTTAAAGACATGGTCAAGGATCTGGCCTCCCAGTATTTCTATGAGGAAGCGGAAGTGATCCTGGCAGATCTGAAGCTGTGCCGCCCCTATATGGAGGAATTGGCCCGCCTTACGAAACTGTTTGCCGTAAGATTTGAGGAAAAGAAACGATCCCGGAACCTGATCGATTTCTCAGATATGGAGCAGTACGCCCTGCGGATCCTGACCAGGGAAGAACATGGCAGGCGGGTTCCATCGGATACCGCGGAAGAATACCAGCGGCAGTTTTATGAGATCATGATCGACGAATACCAGGACAGCAATCTGATCCAGGAGACGATCCTGACCAGCATTTCTGGAGTTTCAAAGGGACGCTACAATATTTTCATGGTGGGGGATGTGAAGCAGAGCATCTACCGCTTCCGTCTTTCCCGGCCGGAACTTTTCATGGAGAAGTTCGATACCTATGATCTGGAGTACGGGCCCCGGCAGAGGATCGACCTGCACAAAAACTTCCGAAGCCGCGGCCAGGTGCTGGATAGCGTCAATGCTCTGTTCCGAAAGCTTATGCGGCGGGAACTTGGGGGGATCGCCTATGATGACCGGGCGGCCCTTTACGTGGGAGCCTCGTACCCGGAGGGGGAAGGGTTTGATACGGAAGTCCTGCTGGTCGATACGGAACCGCCGGAGGGAGAGGGAGCCTCTGGCGGATCAGATGTTCCCGAGTCTGCGGGACCAAGCGCCCTGGAACTGGAAGCGCGGGCGATCGCGGGCAGGATTCGCGGTCTTTTGGCGGAACAGAAGGTGCTGGACCGGGAGAGCGGGAATCTGCGTCCCGTCAGATATGGGGACATTGTGGTTCTGACCAGGAGTATTCGGGGATCTGCGGAAGTATTTGCGGAAGTGTTGGCCAAAGAAGGGATTCCGGCCCATGTTGGGACGCGGGAAGGATATTTTTCCGCGCAGGAAGTGGGACTTGTGCTGGATTATCTGCGAGTGCTGGATAACCGGCGTCAGGATATTCCGCTGGCAGCGGTATTGGCCTCGCCTATGGGAGAGCTGAACAGCGAAGAGTTGGCGCGTATCCGCGGCGCGTATCCGGAGGAGCCTTTCCATCAGGCGGTGGAGCGCTGCCGCAGAGAAGAGGAGATGGAAGAGATCTCCCGGAAACTGGAAAAGTGCCTTGGAACGATGGACCGATTGAGAAGCCTGGTTCCTTATACCCCTATGCATGAACTTCTGCAAAAGGTGTTAAAAGAGACTGGCTACGGAGCTTACGCGGCGGCCATGCCGGGAGGAATACAGAAGAAAGCTAATCTGGAAATGCTGGAAGAGAAGGCCAGGGCTTTTGAAGCGACCAGTTATAAAGGGCTGTTTCATTTTATCCGGTATATCGAACAGCTTGAGAAATATGATGTAGATTACGGAGAAGCCAGCATCGAGGACGAGAATTCTGACGCGGTAAGGATCATGACCATCCATAAGAGCAAAGGGTTGGAGTTCCCCATCGTCTTTGCGGCGGGGATGGGAAAGCGGTTCAACATGCAGGACACCAGAAGCAGTGTGGTCCTTCACCCGGATCTGGGGATCGGCCTGGAAGCCATCGACCTGGACAGCAGAACGAAAAGTCCCAGCCTGATCAAGAAAGTGATCCAAAAGGAGGAAGTCATGGACAGTCTGGCGGAGGAGCTTCGGGTGCTGTATGTAGCGTTTACCAGGGCGAAGGAAAAACTGATCATTACCGGAACCCTTGCCCAGGCAGCCCAAAAAGCGGAAGCGGCGAAGTCGATCATACTGGATAAAGAAGAAGCTCTGCCTTTTGGAAAGCTGAGCCGGGCATCTGTCTACTGGGACTGGCTGCTTCCCGCTCTTGTCAGCCTGCCGGAAGAAGCCGGGGTTAAGCTCCGCCTGCTGGGATTGGAAGAGATTACCAAAGAAGAGGTGCTGCGGGAGACAACGGATACGGTAAAACGGCAGATATTGGAACATTGGGATATAGACCGGGTCTATGACCGGGAGGTCAAAGAAAGGCTGGACCAGCAGTTTCGTTATCAATATCCGGATACAAAAGCAGGAGAGCGGAAGCTGAAGTTTACGGTATCAGAATTAAAGAAGCGGGCCCATCTGATAGAAGAGCAGGGATCCGGGGAGGATGACCTGGGTCAGTTGGTTTATGAAGAACCGGAAGTGATTCCGCTGATCCCAAAGTTCCTGGAAGAAAAGGAAGAATTGACCGGCGCATCCAGGGGAACCGCTTATCACCGGGTCATGGAACTGCTGGATTTTGGAAAAGATTACAGCCGGGAAGAATTAGAAGAGGAAATCCGGTGTTTCCATGAGGAAGGAAAGCTTTCAGAGGAAATGGCTTCCTGCATCCGGGCGGATGACATCGGCAAAGTAGTAGACAGCCCTTTGGGACAGCGGCTTAAGGAAGCCGCCGGGAAAGACCGTTTGTGGAAAGAACAGCCCTTTGTCCTGGGACTTCCCGCCCGTGAGCTCTATCCGGAAGAGCGGGAAGAGGAAGTGGTGCTGGTCCAAGGGATCATAGACGTGTATTTTGAGGAAGAAGACGGGCTGGTAGTGCTGGATTATAAGACGGACCGGGTAAAGAACGTAGAAGAACTGGCAGAGAAATATCACGCTCAGCTTGAGTATTACGCAAAAGCTTTGGAACAGCTGACGGAAAAGAAGGTGAAGGAGAAGATCGTCTATTCCTTTACTCTGGGTGAGTATAAATATCTGTAG
- a CDS encoding response regulator transcription factor — protein MEEKKSKILIADDEREIREIVELLLEGEGYEVVAAKDGQEALDLADSTVDLYILDVNMPVLSGFAAAAKIRKRFYAPILFLTAYSGESDKVMGFSVGGDDYLVKPFSNTELLIRVKAHLRRAQQYHPSGEIEEEEPTKIPYKDLILDLDSQSVYKGEEVITLTYTEFKILELFITYRRKIFSLDNIYESVWGEEAVGDSTIMVHIKNIRKKLGDSSRNPKYIKTAWGKGYYAD, from the coding sequence ATGGAAGAGAAAAAGAGTAAGATTTTGATCGCGGACGATGAGCGCGAGATTCGAGAGATCGTGGAACTGCTTCTGGAAGGGGAAGGCTATGAGGTGGTGGCGGCGAAAGATGGCCAGGAAGCGCTGGATCTTGCGGATTCTACTGTGGATCTGTATATTTTGGATGTAAATATGCCGGTTTTGTCCGGGTTTGCGGCGGCGGCAAAGATCAGGAAAAGGTTCTACGCGCCGATTCTTTTCCTGACGGCTTACTCAGGAGAGTCCGATAAGGTTATGGGATTCTCGGTAGGCGGCGATGATTATTTGGTGAAGCCTTTTTCCAATACGGAGCTTTTAATACGAGTGAAGGCGCATCTGAGAAGGGCGCAGCAGTACCATCCATCCGGAGAGATTGAGGAAGAAGAGCCGACGAAGATCCCATACAAAGACCTGATCCTGGATTTAGACAGTCAGTCTGTATATAAGGGAGAAGAAGTGATCACTCTGACATATACAGAGTTTAAGATATTAGAATTATTTATTACATACCGCAGGAAGATTTTCTCTCTGGATAATATTTACGAGAGTGTCTGGGGAGAAGAGGCGGTAGGAGACAGCACTATCATGGTACATATTAAGAATATACGCAAAAAACTGGGAGACAGCTCAAGGAATCCTAAGTATATCAAAACGGCCTGGGGGAAAGGATATTATGCGGACTGA
- a CDS encoding HAMP domain-containing histidine kinase: MRTDAKKKNEKSKKLSIVILEYLILSALISGFIFFFLYGVSDSIAENYFLRKGIQLTDVQVRVLHVWLRSICGFAGIIVFVILFLFMLGQRLSYLIQIIQGVEKLQENKMDHRIPLEGMDELTRLAETINYLSASQRELNQKETQMKEEREAWIRSLSHDIRTPLTSMISYSEFVLEKKEPDLEEMKNCIALIHTKSIQIKELTDQLMGRNQVNWEPVEDVGFLFSQLAQEWQEILEDRFQCGIRLESMEGMDGLADIYVLRRIVDNLASNVEKYADDSQPVKLEIQEEDRTVSIIQSNGIRTGEGPARESHKIGLSNIQKLAALYGGTVEIKEEDCQFQIRISLYIRPLV, translated from the coding sequence ATGCGGACTGACGCTAAGAAGAAAAACGAGAAAAGCAAGAAACTTTCTATAGTCATTTTAGAATACTTGATCCTGTCGGCGCTGATCTCAGGCTTTATCTTTTTCTTTCTGTATGGAGTCTCCGATTCGATCGCGGAAAACTATTTTTTAAGAAAAGGAATCCAGCTTACCGATGTCCAGGTCCGGGTGCTGCATGTGTGGCTGCGGAGTATCTGCGGATTTGCGGGAATTATCGTGTTTGTGATCCTTTTCCTTTTTATGCTGGGGCAGAGGCTGTCCTATTTGATCCAGATCATCCAAGGGGTTGAAAAGCTTCAGGAGAATAAGATGGACCACAGAATCCCTCTGGAGGGAATGGATGAACTGACGCGGCTGGCGGAGACGATCAATTATCTCTCCGCTTCCCAGCGGGAATTAAATCAGAAGGAAACCCAGATGAAAGAAGAGAGGGAAGCGTGGATCAGGTCCCTGTCCCACGATATCCGCACGCCTCTTACTTCGATGATCTCCTACTCGGAATTTGTACTGGAGAAGAAGGAGCCGGATTTGGAAGAAATGAAAAATTGTATTGCTCTGATCCATACCAAATCGATTCAGATCAAAGAACTTACCGATCAGCTTATGGGAAGGAATCAAGTAAACTGGGAGCCGGTGGAGGATGTGGGCTTCTTGTTTTCCCAACTGGCCCAGGAATGGCAGGAAATCTTGGAAGACCGGTTCCAGTGCGGCATAAGGCTTGAATCTATGGAGGGTATGGATGGACTTGCGGATATCTATGTTCTTCGGAGGATCGTAGATAATCTGGCTTCTAATGTAGAGAAATACGCAGATGACAGTCAGCCGGTGAAGCTGGAGATCCAGGAAGAAGACCGCACTGTTTCTATCATACAGAGCAATGGAATCCGCACGGGGGAAGGCCCGGCAAGAGAAAGTCATAAAATCGGTCTGTCAAATATACAGAAGCTGGCGGCCTTATATGGGGGAACTGTGGAAATAAAAGAAGAAGACTGTCAGTTCCAGATCAGGATCAGCCTGTATATACGTCCCCTTGTTTAG
- a CDS encoding SPFH domain-containing protein, which yields MEKEKIRKEKVLNPMNGYVMLFLGVIGIIGGIGVIVAGSVIGAGAGSAWTISLSVCVGVVLLVLAVILLCGLKVLNPNEAYVFALFGNYYGTLKREGFFWVNPFCSALNPTVKGTPVVTGKVEGASAAFSVGNSVKKVSMRTMTLDNKKQKVNDLLGNPVEIGAVVIWKVENPTKAVINVENYKNYLSIQCDAIIRNTARQYPYDTNEGGDEKSLRGSSQEIAEIMSQELQEKTVEAGIKIIDVRITHLAYAPEIASAMLQRQQASAIIDARQKIVEGAVGMVEMALGRLSEAEVVDLDEERKAAMVSNLLVVLCGNREAQPIVNSGSLY from the coding sequence ATGGAAAAAGAGAAGATCAGGAAGGAAAAAGTATTAAACCCTATGAATGGATATGTAATGCTTTTCTTAGGTGTAATTGGAATTATAGGGGGGATCGGGGTGATCGTTGCCGGGTCTGTGATCGGAGCTGGAGCAGGCAGCGCCTGGACGATCAGCCTCAGTGTGTGCGTGGGAGTGGTACTGCTGGTTTTAGCGGTCATTCTTCTATGCGGGCTGAAGGTATTGAATCCCAATGAAGCATATGTGTTTGCTCTTTTTGGCAATTATTATGGGACGCTGAAAAGAGAAGGGTTCTTCTGGGTCAATCCATTTTGCAGCGCCTTGAATCCGACAGTCAAAGGGACGCCGGTAGTGACCGGTAAGGTAGAAGGGGCCTCTGCGGCGTTTTCTGTAGGAAATTCTGTGAAAAAGGTGTCTATGAGGACAATGACTTTGGATAACAAGAAGCAGAAAGTCAACGATCTTCTGGGGAACCCGGTTGAGATTGGAGCAGTTGTGATCTGGAAGGTGGAGAATCCTACGAAAGCGGTCATTAATGTAGAGAATTATAAGAATTACCTGTCTATCCAGTGCGATGCCATTATCCGCAATACTGCGAGACAGTATCCTTACGATACTAACGAGGGCGGCGATGAGAAGTCCCTGCGGGGCAGCAGTCAGGAGATCGCGGAGATCATGAGCCAGGAACTGCAGGAGAAGACGGTGGAAGCAGGCATTAAGATCATAGACGTGAGGATCACACATTTGGCTTACGCGCCGGAGATTGCCTCGGCTATGCTGCAGCGCCAGCAGGCATCCGCGATTATCGATGCGCGGCAGAAGATTGTAGAGGGCGCGGTAGGAATGGTAGAGATGGCTCTTGGAAGGCTGAGTGAAGCGGAAGTGGTGGATCTGGACGAGGAAAGAAAAGCAGCTATGGTAAGCAATCTTTTGGTAGTGCTCTGCGGAAATAGAGAGGCCCAGCCGATTGTAAACAGCGGCAGTCTGTATTAG
- a CDS encoding HPr family phosphocarrier protein: protein MIKIPINFRKTDDIVKFVEIANQYPFHMDLVSGNRAVDAKSLMGTLAMGHADRLSLMIHSYPSPSTDQLLTQMQSFT, encoded by the coding sequence TTGATCAAGATCCCTATTAATTTTCGCAAGACTGACGACATTGTAAAATTTGTAGAAATCGCAAATCAATATCCTTTTCATATGGATCTGGTAAGCGGGAACCGCGCTGTGGACGCGAAATCCCTCATGGGGACCCTTGCCATGGGCCACGCTGACAGACTCTCTTTGATGATTCACTCCTATCCTTCTCCGTCCACAGATCAGCTATTAACACAGATGCAGAGTTTTACTTAG
- a CDS encoding helix-turn-helix domain-containing protein, with product MDKKLLEYLEEMNDQEKKILSEGKPVLSYFTKGENDTVVDSEVVMRPMTLIDILKQPRFVSLPRHTHNYMEMVYMCSGSTTHVINGETEITLREGEVLFLQQGTSHAVSAAEYHDIAVRFMILPAFLQYPLSMLREDTVLRRFIERAVEDDRKEGDFLQFHLQDMPEAENLLENMTRMLLNRRRNSRQILQATMGVLLLELSGRTYKITVGAPSSYEQEIVLKAMNYIETEYETASLGKFCKEQNLPDYYISRLMKRYSPYTFTQYLQKRRLLQAAYMLTETKEPVENIILSVGYENSSHFHRLFKETYGMTPKEYRKKYTMSEWPMFEERKKNPER from the coding sequence ATGGATAAAAAGCTTTTGGAATATCTGGAAGAAATGAACGACCAAGAGAAGAAGATCTTAAGCGAAGGGAAACCGGTGCTTTCCTACTTTACAAAAGGTGAGAATGATACGGTTGTAGATTCTGAGGTCGTGATGCGTCCGATGACATTGATCGACATTTTGAAACAGCCCAGATTTGTATCACTGCCAAGACATACCCACAATTACATGGAGATGGTGTATATGTGCAGCGGCTCTACGACCCATGTGATAAACGGAGAGACTGAGATCACTCTAAGGGAGGGAGAAGTGCTGTTTCTCCAGCAGGGAACGTCTCATGCGGTCAGCGCGGCCGAATATCATGACATTGCGGTGCGTTTTATGATCCTTCCCGCTTTTTTGCAGTATCCTTTAAGTATGCTGCGGGAAGACACTGTTTTGCGCAGATTCATCGAACGCGCGGTGGAGGACGATAGAAAAGAAGGTGATTTCCTTCAGTTTCACCTGCAGGATATGCCGGAAGCGGAGAACCTTCTGGAAAATATGACTCGGATGCTTTTAAACCGCCGCAGGAACAGCAGGCAGATCCTGCAGGCAACAATGGGCGTACTGCTTTTGGAACTCTCCGGAAGGACTTATAAGATCACGGTAGGAGCGCCTTCCTCTTATGAACAGGAAATCGTATTGAAGGCGATGAACTACATCGAGACAGAGTATGAGACGGCAAGTCTGGGCAAGTTCTGTAAAGAGCAGAATCTGCCGGATTACTATATCAGCCGGCTGATGAAACGATATTCTCCTTATACATTTACTCAGTATCTTCAGAAAAGACGGCTTTTGCAGGCCGCATATATGCTGACGGAGACGAAAGAGCCGGTGGAGAATATCATTCTGTCTGTGGGATATGAGAATTCCAGCCATTTTCACAGGCTGTTCAAAGAAACTTACGGTATGACGCCCAAAGAATACCGAAAGAAGTATACCATGTCAGAGTGGCCTATGTTTGAGGAGCGAAAGAAAAACCCTGAGAGATGA
- the cls gene encoding cardiolipin synthase, which translates to MLETAGQALGSGYLWVLEHFIIINILFSLLIIFFQRRNPTTVWAWLLLLYFIPVLGFVLYLILGQNFRKERMFKMKEIEGEIKYAVRRQEESIYQRKLRLRNPEMERFKSLILYNLNEGEAVLTDNNDIRIYTDGEEKFRALMWEMDHARNYIHLQYYIIRNDELWQEIETILARKARQGVEVRVLFDSMGCRGMRRSDWERLEKAGIQVAEFFPAVLGKLQLRVNYRNHRKIVVIDGRIGFIGGFNIGREYLGRSRKFGYWRDTHICVEGSAVTSLAVRFVLDWNYAAKENLFLEDRLFGLPEYERGGGDPVQIISSGPDSHSREIRNNYLRLIHMAQKNIYIQTPYFIPDDDIRDGLIIAAKSGIDVRIMIPCKPDHPFVYWATYSYIGELVEAGARCYTYDNGFLHTKCLCADGLVSCIGTANMDIRSFSLNFEVNAVIYSASTVRKLEEAFENDIAKSTLITREQYEQRGLLIRGKEQFCRLFSPVL; encoded by the coding sequence ATGCTGGAAACGGCGGGACAGGCTCTTGGCAGCGGTTATCTGTGGGTTCTGGAGCATTTTATCATTATCAATATTTTGTTTTCACTTCTGATCATCTTCTTTCAGAGGCGGAATCCGACGACGGTCTGGGCATGGCTGCTTTTGCTGTATTTTATTCCGGTCCTTGGATTTGTCTTGTATCTGATTCTGGGACAGAATTTCCGAAAGGAGAGGATGTTTAAGATGAAGGAGATCGAAGGGGAGATCAAATACGCGGTGCGGCGCCAGGAAGAATCCATCTACCAAAGAAAGCTGCGTCTGCGGAATCCGGAAATGGAGCGGTTCAAAAGCCTGATCTTATACAATTTGAATGAAGGGGAAGCAGTGTTGACGGATAATAATGATATCCGTATCTACACAGATGGGGAAGAAAAGTTTCGGGCGCTGATGTGGGAGATGGATCACGCCAGGAATTATATTCATCTTCAATATTATATTATCCGCAATGACGAGCTGTGGCAGGAGATTGAGACAATTCTGGCGCGAAAGGCCAGACAGGGAGTGGAAGTAAGGGTCTTGTTCGATAGTATGGGCTGCAGAGGAATGAGAAGATCAGATTGGGAACGACTGGAAAAGGCGGGAATACAGGTGGCTGAGTTCTTTCCCGCGGTGCTTGGCAAACTGCAGCTTCGGGTCAACTATCGTAATCACCGGAAGATTGTGGTGATCGATGGAAGAATCGGATTTATCGGAGGATTCAACATTGGACGGGAATACCTGGGACGGAGCCGGAAGTTTGGTTATTGGAGAGATACCCATATCTGCGTGGAAGGATCTGCGGTAACCTCTTTGGCGGTAAGATTTGTACTGGATTGGAACTATGCCGCCAAAGAGAATTTATTTCTGGAGGATCGTCTGTTCGGACTTCCGGAATATGAACGGGGAGGCGGGGATCCGGTGCAGATCATATCCAGCGGGCCGGATTCTCACAGCCGGGAGATCAGGAACAATTATCTCAGGCTGATCCATATGGCCCAGAAGAATATTTATATCCAGACACCTTACTTTATTCCAGACGATGATATTCGGGATGGTCTTATTATTGCCGCAAAGTCCGGAATCGACGTCAGGATCATGATACCCTGCAAGCCGGATCATCCCTTTGTATACTGGGCCACTTATTCTTATATCGGAGAGCTGGTGGAAGCGGGAGCCAGATGTTACACGTATGACAACGGATTCCTTCATACCAAATGTCTGTGCGCGGATGGACTGGTAAGCTGTATTGGCACGGCGAATATGGATATCCGCAGCTTTAGTTTGAATTTTGAGGTGAACGCGGTGATCTACAGCGCTTCTACAGTCAGAAAATTGGAGGAAGCATTTGAAAATGACATCGCAAAGAGCACCCTGATCACTCGGGAACAGTATGAACAGCGCGGTCTGCTGATTCGGGGGAAAGAGCAGTTCTGCCGGTTGTTTTCTCCGGTGCTGTGA
- the tig gene encoding trigger factor codes for MKRRAIVLAGILTAALVFGGCAASKGLETDAIKITKYKGVEVAQVEEPSEITEDDVEAAIQSTLESEATTTEITDRAVESGDTVNIDFVGKMDGEEFEGGSAEDYPLTIGSGVFIEGFEDSIIGHNVGETFDWNGTFPDDYGNADMAGKDVVFTITVNSITVDEVPELTDDLVKTLSEESATVEEYREEVKKQLEEEAQTSFDSTLEQNAWQAVLENTEVKEYPEEKVEELSDSLIQQYKDAAEYYQMEYDQFIEEQMGYTTEDFEAEVKNVAQENVKDEMAVEAIADKENIELTDEAYEEQLGILAKDYGYEDGDAMKEAFDEEELKSAALKNLVMEYVKDNCIQVAE; via the coding sequence ATGAAGAGAAGAGCAATAGTTCTGGCAGGAATCCTGACAGCGGCCCTGGTGTTTGGCGGCTGCGCGGCCAGCAAAGGTCTGGAGACCGATGCGATAAAGATCACAAAGTACAAGGGCGTAGAGGTGGCTCAGGTGGAAGAACCAAGTGAGATCACAGAGGATGATGTGGAGGCGGCGATCCAGTCCACGCTGGAATCTGAAGCGACTACCACAGAGATCACAGACCGGGCTGTAGAGTCTGGAGATACAGTGAACATCGATTTCGTAGGGAAGATGGACGGGGAAGAGTTCGAGGGAGGATCTGCCGAGGATTATCCTTTGACCATCGGATCTGGAGTATTCATTGAAGGGTTTGAAGATAGTATCATCGGCCATAATGTGGGAGAGACGTTTGACTGGAACGGTACCTTTCCGGATGATTACGGCAATGCGGACATGGCAGGCAAAGACGTGGTATTTACCATTACCGTGAATTCGATCACAGTGGACGAAGTGCCGGAACTAACGGACGATCTGGTAAAAACACTGTCTGAAGAATCAGCAACGGTAGAGGAATACCGGGAAGAAGTCAAGAAGCAGTTAGAAGAAGAGGCCCAGACCAGCTTTGACTCTACTCTGGAACAGAATGCGTGGCAGGCAGTACTTGAGAATACAGAAGTAAAAGAGTATCCGGAAGAGAAAGTAGAAGAGCTGTCTGATTCGCTGATCCAGCAGTATAAAGACGCGGCTGAATACTATCAGATGGAATACGATCAATTTATCGAAGAACAGATGGGATATACAACGGAAGATTTCGAGGCTGAGGTCAAGAATGTGGCTCAGGAGAATGTAAAAGATGAGATGGCGGTAGAAGCTATCGCTGATAAAGAGAATATTGAGCTGACAGACGAGGCTTATGAAGAACAGCTTGGAATTCTTGCAAAAGACTATGGATATGAAGACGGGGACGCGATGAAGGAAGCCTTTGACGAGGAAGAACTGAAAAGCGCGGCGTTAAAAAATCTGGTCATGGAGTATGTAAAAGACAACTGTATCCAGGTGGCGGAGTAA
- a CDS encoding phosphatase PAP2 family protein, whose product MTAKKKLIDLAKKYSHIWVLLYGFIYMPWFCYLENRRGVRYFYIHSPLDDQIPFIEYFVIPYLLWFIFIAATLAYFFFTDKRGFYRLAAFLCTGMTIFLIVCTVFPNAQNLRPDTFARDNVFVDLVRYIYQTDTPTNVLPSIHVFNSLGAAIAIAKSSSLKKHRMLQWGAYILTALIILSTVFLKQHSVTDMIAAFAMASILYPLIYAAQEKKAPKFSHQPV is encoded by the coding sequence ATGACGGCCAAGAAAAAACTGATCGACCTGGCAAAAAAATATAGTCATATCTGGGTGCTTTTGTACGGATTTATCTATATGCCCTGGTTCTGTTATCTGGAGAATCGCAGAGGCGTCCGGTATTTCTATATCCATTCACCTCTGGATGATCAAATCCCTTTTATTGAATATTTTGTTATTCCTTACTTGCTCTGGTTCATTTTTATCGCGGCGACCTTAGCATACTTCTTCTTCACGGACAAAAGAGGATTCTATCGCCTCGCCGCATTTTTGTGTACCGGCATGACGATCTTCCTGATCGTATGTACCGTCTTTCCAAACGCGCAAAATCTGCGTCCGGATACATTTGCCCGTGACAACGTATTTGTAGATCTTGTACGATATATTTACCAAACGGATACACCGACCAATGTGCTGCCAAGCATCCACGTGTTTAATTCGCTCGGCGCGGCCATCGCGATCGCCAAAAGCAGCTCTTTGAAGAAGCACCGGATGCTCCAATGGGGGGCTTATATCCTGACTGCCCTGATCATTCTGTCTACCGTATTTTTAAAACAACATTCTGTAACAGATATGATCGCCGCCTTTGCCATGGCCAGTATCCTTTATCCGCTGATCTACGCGGCCCAGGAAAAGAAAGCTCCAAAGTTTTCCCATCAGCCGGTTTGA